The Hordeum vulgare subsp. vulgare chromosome 4H, MorexV3_pseudomolecules_assembly, whole genome shotgun sequence genomic interval TCTGAGTATGGCGGTCCTGTTGGTTGAATCTTGATTCATGTATACAATCTGCATACGTAGTTCACGCCATACCAATTAAAATGCACACCCGCTTGGTCACAGCATGCGAATTTTAGATAGAATCATTCTCAATGCGATAGTGCTATGTTTGTTTTATACATTCCTGTTCAGAAAATATAATGTCTGATCAGAAAATCTTGATATACAGCAGGTACATTGGCAACAAAAGCGTTTGTGTCACGTGTGTGTTACGGTAAACGAATAATCGTGGATATCAAACCTTCATAATGGATTGTAACAAATGTCTGAGTCACACACATATCTAATACAACTACGATCTTACACCAAAAGGGGTAAACACTGCATTGCCTTATATTGTTTGGGACATCGAGTTGATGTCAGGTATTTGTTTTACTCCGTCATTGAAACCACGATTCGAATCCACGACTGCATTGTGTCCTAATGTGACCAAGCAAGCCACACTTACCACACTTGGGTTCCTTCTGTTGCTTCTTGTTTGGTCCACCGTTTGTTGGGCAATTACCAGAGTTGTGTCCCTTTCCCCGGCAAGTCTTGCAGAACTTTGTTCTTGGCTTACTAACTTCATATCCTGGTCTAGATCTTGCGTTGGTTGGTCGGCCACGATCTCTCTTGTGAAATTCTACGCTCATTGATGATTTGAGCCCAGTGTCATCGTTAAATTTACGTTGGCCATCACTGTTTTCTTTGTGTAGAACATCCTCAAGTCCTTTGCCATCCTGCTCTTTTGCCTTTTCTTTGAGGCCAACCCTTGTATCAGATAATCTGGACATTGCAAACGTGAATGCCTCAGGGTTGCTGTCACCCATCTTTACTATATCAAGAGCTGTGGTGTAAAGTGTTGTATGCCTGAATGTAGTTGAATCAAGGATAGGTGTGCGCCCCTTGTAAATTTTCAAATGCTCGGGTAGATCTTCACTTGCATTTTTAGTCCACCTACTCATGATGTGTGCTTCTGGTATGTTCGTGAACTTCAGGTGTGCCATTACCTGAAGAATATAGTACACATGTAATAAAAGAACAAAGTGAGTAGTTTATAACAATCCACACATTTTGCAATATATTCAGCTTTCTAACCTAACAGTATGGCAAAACACATGATTATTTTAGCTGAAATAATATTTATTACCCGTAAGGCATGGCAGCAGAGCAAACCCATATGCTCGTACATACCA includes:
- the LOC123446831 gene encoding uncharacterized protein LOC123446831 → MYEHMGLLCCHALRVMAHLKFTNIPEAHIMSRWTKNASEDLPEHLKIYKGRTPILDSTTFRHTTLYTTALDIVKMGDSNPEAFTFAMSRLSDTRVGLKEKAKEQDGKGLEDVLHKENSDGQRKFNDDTGLKSSMSVEFHKRDRGRPTNARSRPGYEVSKPRTKFCKTCRGKGHNSGNCPTNGGPNKKQQKEPKCGKCGLLGHIRTQCSRGFESWFQ